GAACCAAAAATAGGTTACGTAGTAAATGGATCTTTTAGCTCTAGCTGAactaccaaaaccaaaccgatATCTGAAATGCCCAGTCCTATTAATATCTCTGAAGATGTACAACATATAGATAAAACTCTGAATCTTATCCATGGTTATTAAAGGGAACATCTCCTAGTTTGCAGCTATAGAATCAAGATTCCAAGAAAGTCTCTAGTGTGTATGGTTTGTTATTATTAGCTTGTTCAAAATAAGTTGAAAAAAAAGACAACAGATAAAAGGAAGTCAGCCATCAGACAGAAACGAAGCTAGCAGCGTCTTGTTGTTTTGCACCAACAGAGAAGAACTCAGAGATAACTTCAAGAGGCATTCCCTTTGTCTCAGGTACCTTGAGGTACACGAAAACCCAAGCTACAGCACAAACAAATGCGTAAATTCCAAAGACTCCGGCAAGGCCTAGAGATTTGAGCATGACTGGAAGAGTGTAAGTGACAATGATGTCACAGATCCAGAAAGTGAGGGCACAGATTGTGATGCAGAGGCCACGCACAGAGGTAGGGAAAATCTCTGAACAAAGAATGTTTGGAATGGCTCCAAAACCCATCACGAAACAGCTTAGGTACACCATAACGCTAGCGGTTGAGATCAGTGCGTTTGCTGTGCCTCCAAGCTTCACCAAGCTTCCTATCACCAGCGTTAGCAGCGAGAGTATTAGAATGGGGATTGTGGAAAGCATCAGAGACCTGCAATCACGCATAGGTAATGTTACATTTGATTCAGCTAAAAAGAGAAgcaaaaggagagagagagaacttgCCTTCTTCCAGATACATCCATTAACCTCATGGAAACAAGAATGCAAGGAAGCATGAAGAGTGTAGTTAAGCAGCTTATGAGGAGCGATGCAGACTCTGCACCTATCCCAAGGTTTGACAAAAGACTTGAAACACCTGTTTCTTTCAGTATTTGAGGTGTGTAATACATCACTCCATTTATTCCTGCAAACTGCAAACATGCTTCCTCTCCTTTACTTGttatgagaaaaataaataaataaaaaatcattaccTGTTGCAGTATCTGAAGTCCCACTCCAACCATCAAAGCTCTCTTCACACCTGGTTCCTTCAGCTCCCTCCAGCCAGGACCAGCCTTAATCTCCTTTGGCAGCATTGCAGTCTCTCCTTTGATTCCAGGAATCATAGAAGCTTGGCTCACAAGTGCAGCAGCTTGAATGTATCCATGCCCCTGATCAGAAACACCAGCTTCTGTGTGAAAGGAGAGAAGCGATCCACGTCGCGAAAAGCCAGTGTTATTGGCTTTGTTGTTGGAACTCTCCTCGTGAATATACATTCTCTGTAACCCTCCGTTGACTCTCTGACCATCTGCACCAACCTTATCATTATACTTCCACGCCAGTTGCCACCCACCACCTATGCTTGTAGCAGTCGCCGTCTCACCAACGTTTGCCATAAACAAGCTGCTCTGTCTGCCCTGCATGGTCCCAACTGAACCAGACTCAGTGGTCTGCGGAGAGAGCAGAGGACTGTTCAAGCTTTCATCATGTTCAGAGCTGTCATCATTGTTCCTCTCTGGATCCCATTGAGACTCCTGCCTTCCCATTAGTCCCAGTATACTTCCCATGTTAGGGAAGATCATGCTGCGTGATGATGATGAGTTCATGTTCTCTGAAGGAAGCTTCTCGTGAATGCTGCCAAAGAGAGTGACCACTGGGTCTA
The nucleotide sequence above comes from Brassica napus cultivar Da-Ae chromosome A9, Da-Ae, whole genome shotgun sequence. Encoded proteins:
- the LOC106367662 gene encoding monosaccharide-sensing protein 3 isoform X2; amino-acid sequence: MRSVVLVSLAAAIGNMLQGWDNATIAGAVIYIKKEFHLEKEPKIEGLIVAMSLIGATMITTFSGPVSDKVGRRSMLILSSLLYFLSSIVMFWSPNVYVLLFARLLDGFGIGLAVTLVPIYISETAPSEIRGLLNTFPQFCGSGGMFLSYCLVFGMSLQKSPSWRLMLGVLSIPSVLYFLLAAFFLPESPRWLASKGRMEEARQVLQRLRGREDVSGELALLVEGLGVGKDTSIEEYVIGPDNEVSEGGHELPRKDQIKLYGPEDGQSWMAKPVKGPSSLALASRQGSMITRAGSLIDPVVTLFGSIHEKLPSENMNSSSSRSMIFPNMGSILGLMGRQESQWDPERNNDDSSEHDESLNSPLLSPQTTESGSVGTMQGRQSSLFMANVGETATATSIGGGWQLAWKYNDKVGADGQRVNGGLQRMYIHEESSNNKANNTGFSRRGSLLSFHTEAGVSDQGHGYIQAAALVSQASMIPGIKGETAMLPKEIKAGPGWRELKEPGVKRALMVGVGLQILQQFAGINGVMYYTPQILKETGVSSLLSNLGIGAESASLLISCLTTLFMLPCILVSMRLMDVSGRRSLMLSTIPILILSLLTLVIGSLVKLGGTANALISTASVMVYLSCFVMGFGAIPNILCSEIFPTSVRGLCITICALTFWICDIIVTYTLPVMLKSLGLAGVFGIYAFVCAVAWVFVYLKVPETKGMPLEVISEFFSVGAKQQDAASFVSV
- the LOC106367662 gene encoding monosaccharide-sensing protein 3 isoform X1, with protein sequence MRSVVLVSLAAAIGNMLQGWDNATIAGAVIYIKKEFHLEKEPKIEGLIVAMSLIGATMITTFSGPVSDKVGRRSMLILSSLLYFLSSIVMFWSPNVYVLLFARLLDGFGIGLAVTLVPIYISETAPSEIRGLLNTFPQFCGSGGMFLSYCLVFGMSLQKSPSWRLMLGVLSIPSVLYFLLAAFFLPESPRWLASKGRMEEARQVLQRLRGREDVSGELALLVEGLGVGKDTSIEEYVIGPDNEVSEGGHELPRKDQIKLYGPEDGQSWMAKPVKGPSSLALASRQGSMITRAGSLIDPVVTLFGSIHEKLPSENMNSSSSRSMIFPNMGSILGLMGRQESQWDPERNNDDSSEHDESLNSPLLSPQTTESGSVGTMQGRQSSLFMANVGETATATSIGGGWQLAWKYNDKVGADGQRVNGGLQRMYIHEESSNNKANNTGFSRRGSLLSFHTEAGVSDQGHGYIQAAALVSQASMIPGIKGETAMLPKEIKAGPGWRELKEPGVKRALMVGVGLQILQQVMIFYLFIFLITSKGEEACLQFAGINGVMYYTPQILKETGVSSLLSNLGIGAESASLLISCLTTLFMLPCILVSMRLMDVSGRRSLMLSTIPILILSLLTLVIGSLVKLGGTANALISTASVMVYLSCFVMGFGAIPNILCSEIFPTSVRGLCITICALTFWICDIIVTYTLPVMLKSLGLAGVFGIYAFVCAVAWVFVYLKVPETKGMPLEVISEFFSVGAKQQDAASFVSV